One region of Abyssisolibacter fermentans genomic DNA includes:
- a CDS encoding methyl-accepting chemotaxis protein, whose translation MSAIINLSLIILVSISIVYLLTRSKIITRILLNKDNKSKIKLVIISTILFLIPMILTSKYSIEISGGKTNVRSAFAIMSAVIGGPVAGMLVSIIGAIYRYSLGGWTALPCSVATVLVGTIASIIVWKKDFDLRKITIKNIFYWTIFGGLWEVVHITIVPVLSTIEGKTFMEALLMLYRTMLIQQILMNGLAVFVFLHIFRDMILHDGRFMAEEKQIKIDKMIEDATIKNNRLKETISSIIDSLIELSDQISKISSNNNNSIIEISSAIEEVTEGVSSQAEDAQTNVCIMDNFSQNIKKLVDSSKNIYTTCEKSENLNAQGLEIISKLTNKNKRNNELMDEMAQKLVDLENKFTNISEISNTINSIADQTNLLALNASIEAARAGEHGKGFAVVAEEVRNLAEQSAEFTGEIKKVIEDMQIVSEETVTKMELFKRSNEEQTAIIIDSEQIFNKIHNSVDIINEKSIEINKSLNTVENNKSEMESTLDNISVISEQTSGEMEEINSSILSINESSKELSNLTLRLNDVVSELNKCVN comes from the coding sequence ATGAGTGCCATAATTAATTTATCACTAATTATTTTAGTATCTATAAGTATAGTTTATTTACTTACTAGATCGAAAATAATAACAAGGATATTACTTAATAAAGATAATAAGAGCAAAATTAAGTTAGTTATTATTTCTACAATTTTATTCTTAATTCCAATGATTTTAACTTCAAAGTATTCTATTGAAATAAGCGGTGGAAAAACTAATGTTAGGTCTGCTTTTGCTATAATGTCAGCTGTTATAGGTGGCCCCGTTGCTGGTATGCTTGTTTCAATTATAGGTGCTATATACAGATATTCATTAGGAGGTTGGACTGCATTACCATGTTCGGTTGCAACTGTATTAGTAGGAACTATTGCATCTATTATAGTTTGGAAAAAAGATTTTGATTTGCGAAAAATAACTATTAAGAATATATTTTATTGGACTATTTTTGGTGGATTGTGGGAAGTAGTACATATTACTATAGTTCCGGTATTAAGTACAATAGAAGGCAAAACGTTCATGGAAGCTTTACTAATGCTTTATAGAACTATGTTAATACAACAGATATTAATGAACGGTCTTGCAGTATTTGTATTTTTACATATATTTAGAGATATGATTTTACATGATGGAAGATTTATGGCTGAGGAAAAACAAATTAAAATAGATAAAATGATAGAAGATGCTACAATAAAAAATAATAGATTAAAAGAAACTATTTCAAGTATTATAGACTCGCTCATAGAATTAAGTGATCAAATATCTAAAATTAGCAGTAATAATAACAATTCTATAATAGAAATTTCAAGTGCTATAGAAGAAGTTACCGAAGGTGTATCAAGTCAAGCTGAAGACGCTCAAACGAATGTATGTATTATGGATAATTTTTCACAAAATATAAAAAAACTCGTAGATTCTTCAAAAAATATATATACTACATGTGAAAAGTCTGAGAATTTAAATGCACAAGGACTTGAAATAATCTCAAAATTAACAAATAAAAATAAACGTAATAACGAATTGATGGATGAAATGGCACAGAAGTTAGTTGATTTAGAAAATAAATTTACGAATATTAGTGAGATATCAAATACCATAAATTCTATTGCGGATCAAACTAACCTTTTGGCTTTAAATGCTAGCATTGAAGCAGCAAGGGCTGGAGAACATGGGAAAGGTTTTGCGGTAGTGGCAGAAGAAGTTAGAAATCTTGCAGAACAGTCAGCAGAATTCACAGGAGAAATTAAAAAAGTAATAGAAGATATGCAAATAGTTTCTGAAGAAACAGTAACAAAGATGGAGTTATTTAAACGTAGTAATGAAGAGCAAACTGCAATAATAATTGATTCAGAGCAAATATTTAATAAAATTCACAATTCTGTAGATATCATAAATGAAAAATCGATAGAGATAAACAAATCGTTAAATACAGTAGAAAATAATAAATCAGAAATGGAAAGTACATTAGATAATATTTCAGTTATAAGTGAACAGACTTCTGGTGAAATGGAAGAAATTAATTCTAGTATACTTTCTATAAATGAGTCATCAAAAGAATTATCAAATTTAACATTGAGATTAAATGATGTAGTGTCAGAATTAAATAAATGTGTAAATTAA
- a CDS encoding homocysteine S-methyltransferase family protein, whose protein sequence is MLEKFRNSFLVFDGAMGTMLQEFGLKAGEYPETYNIERAEIIYDIHKQYIEAGADIITANTFGANSYKLKKTKYTVEDIINSGVAIAKKAASGKYVALDIGPIGTMLSPIGTMSFEEAYDIFKEQVVIGEKCGVDLILIETMSDLYEAKAAILAAKENSSLPVFCTMTFSDNKRTFTGTDPITMVNVLEGLGVDALGVNCSVGPKEIQNIVDEILKYASVPVIVQPNAGLPKIIDGNTVFDLTKDEFADEIEKMAQKGVSICGGCCGTNPEFIKEVKARLKFMALNRPTPKRLTCTCSSTKTVVIGQEVKVIGERINPTGKIKFKEALKENNIDLIIKEAILQKESGSDILDINMGLLEIDEKEMMKRVVSELQGIIDTPLQIDSMKKDVIETAVRIYNGKPIINSVNGKQSSMEAIFPIVKKYGALVIGLTLDEEGIPKTAQKRLKIAEKIILNAKKYGIPEESILIDPIVLSASTQQETALETLKVISLIKSRFNVKTVLGTRNISFGLPNRKIIDTTYLAMGLSYGVDAPIIDSTSQMMDVIRSFKVLSNQDEGCEEFTDIYGNKKEENEVKIMSSDGTLKDIILKGLKEEASRKTKELLRKLEPMEIVDSYIIPAMDFVGQKYEAKEIYLPQLIRSAETVKNAFDAIKDKLIEEGKQQISKGKIILATVEGDIHDIGKNIVKLLLENYGFEVMDLGKNVAIEKVVEVVKEEKAKLVGLSALMTSTVENMQRTINALRNNGIEIKIVVGGAVLTNEYAKKIGADYFAKDAKDTVEIARRIFMV, encoded by the coding sequence ATGCTTGAAAAATTTAGAAATAGTTTTTTAGTGTTTGATGGTGCTATGGGAACTATGCTTCAAGAATTTGGTTTGAAGGCAGGGGAATATCCAGAAACCTACAACATTGAAAGAGCTGAAATAATATATGATATTCATAAACAATATATAGAAGCGGGGGCTGATATAATAACTGCCAATACATTTGGTGCAAATAGCTATAAGCTAAAAAAAACGAAATATACTGTCGAAGATATAATTAATAGTGGAGTAGCAATAGCTAAAAAAGCAGCAAGTGGTAAATATGTTGCACTGGACATAGGACCAATAGGAACCATGTTATCTCCCATAGGGACAATGAGTTTTGAAGAGGCGTATGACATATTTAAAGAACAAGTAGTAATTGGAGAAAAGTGCGGAGTCGATTTAATACTAATAGAAACTATGTCAGATTTGTATGAAGCGAAGGCAGCTATTTTAGCAGCAAAGGAAAACAGCAGTCTGCCTGTGTTTTGTACTATGACTTTCAGTGATAATAAAAGAACATTTACAGGGACTGACCCTATTACTATGGTGAATGTTCTAGAGGGGCTAGGAGTAGATGCTTTAGGTGTAAATTGCTCTGTAGGACCAAAAGAGATTCAAAACATTGTAGATGAAATATTAAAATATGCATCAGTTCCGGTTATTGTTCAACCAAATGCAGGACTTCCTAAAATTATAGATGGCAATACTGTTTTTGATTTAACAAAAGATGAATTTGCTGATGAAATAGAAAAAATGGCTCAAAAGGGAGTCTCAATTTGCGGGGGGTGCTGTGGCACAAATCCTGAATTTATTAAAGAAGTAAAAGCAAGACTAAAATTTATGGCACTTAATAGACCTACACCAAAGAGATTAACATGTACATGTTCTTCAACTAAAACGGTAGTTATTGGGCAGGAAGTAAAAGTTATTGGAGAGAGAATTAACCCTACAGGAAAGATAAAATTTAAAGAAGCTTTAAAAGAAAACAATATAGACCTAATTATCAAAGAAGCTATATTGCAAAAGGAAAGTGGATCAGATATATTGGATATAAATATGGGGTTACTTGAAATCGATGAAAAGGAAATGATGAAAAGGGTTGTTAGTGAGCTTCAAGGAATAATAGATACTCCTCTTCAAATCGATAGTATGAAAAAAGATGTAATAGAAACTGCAGTTAGAATTTATAATGGAAAACCTATAATAAACTCAGTAAATGGGAAACAATCGAGTATGGAAGCAATTTTCCCTATTGTTAAAAAGTATGGTGCATTAGTTATAGGGCTTACTCTTGACGAAGAGGGTATACCTAAAACTGCACAAAAGAGGCTAAAAATAGCAGAAAAGATAATATTAAATGCTAAGAAATATGGTATACCTGAAGAAAGCATTTTAATAGACCCCATAGTGCTTTCTGCATCAACACAGCAAGAGACAGCATTAGAGACTTTGAAGGTTATATCACTTATTAAATCAAGGTTCAACGTTAAAACTGTTTTAGGAACAAGAAATATATCTTTTGGGCTACCAAACAGGAAAATCATAGATACTACTTATTTAGCAATGGGGTTAAGCTATGGAGTAGATGCACCAATAATCGACTCTACAAGCCAGATGATGGATGTTATAAGGTCTTTTAAAGTATTATCTAATCAAGATGAAGGTTGTGAGGAATTTACAGATATTTATGGAAACAAAAAAGAAGAAAATGAAGTAAAAATAATGAGCTCAGATGGAACTTTAAAGGATATTATATTAAAAGGATTAAAAGAAGAAGCTTCACGGAAAACGAAAGAATTACTAAGGAAGCTAGAACCAATGGAGATAGTTGATTCTTATATAATACCAGCTATGGATTTTGTTGGTCAGAAATATGAAGCAAAAGAAATTTATCTTCCCCAGCTTATTAGAAGTGCTGAAACAGTGAAAAATGCATTCGATGCAATCAAGGATAAATTAATAGAGGAAGGGAAACAGCAAATATCAAAGGGTAAAATTATTTTAGCAACAGTTGAAGGAGATATCCATGATATTGGCAAAAACATTGTAAAATTACTATTGGAGAACTATGGGTTTGAGGTTATGGATCTTGGTAAGAACGTAGCCATAGAAAAAGTAGTGGAAGTAGTAAAGGAAGAAAAAGCAAAACTAGTAGGTTTAAGTGCTCTTATGACTTCAACCGTTGAAAATATGCAGCGGACTATAAATGCATTAAGAAATAATGGTATAGAAATAAAGATAGTAGTAGGTGGAGCAGTATTGACAAATGAGTATGCTAAGAAAATTGGGGCTGATTATTTTGCAAAGGATGCAAAGGATACAGTCGAAATAGCAAGGAGAATTTTTATGGTTTAA
- a CDS encoding YcxB family protein — MRKESMEIENNNFEINNVIVEYKEFEEYTKHHSNKWFLKIWRAIGVVYISLFAVAVVGIKLLCKPVENTSTSKIDFMSWDFISSLLYVLFMVFILFIVPWFIYPRIINKISKKSFEKNKLIKRPLKYIIDDLGFRVISTNGENEYKWRELIAVKETKLYLALYITKNKAFIIPRKFLENRLDLIRFIKSKVSKKYSVEKKGMQIS, encoded by the coding sequence GTGAGGAAAGAATCAATGGAAATAGAAAACAACAATTTTGAGATTAATAATGTAATTGTTGAATACAAAGAGTTTGAAGAGTATACAAAGCATCATAGTAATAAATGGTTTTTGAAAATTTGGAGAGCAATTGGTGTTGTTTATATATCGCTATTTGCTGTTGCCGTTGTTGGAATTAAATTATTATGCAAACCAGTTGAGAATACAAGCACTAGTAAAATTGATTTTATGAGTTGGGATTTTATTTCAAGTTTATTATACGTTTTATTCATGGTGTTCATTTTATTTATTGTCCCTTGGTTTATTTATCCTAGAATTATAAATAAAATTAGTAAAAAATCTTTTGAGAAAAACAAGCTTATAAAAAGACCTCTAAAATATATAATTGATGATTTAGGATTTAGAGTTATTTCAACCAATGGAGAAAATGAATATAAGTGGAGAGAGTTAATAGCTGTTAAAGAAACAAAGCTTTATCTTGCTTTATATATTACAAAGAATAAAGCTTTTATAATACCTAGAAAATTCTTGGAAAATAGATTAGATTTAATTAGATTTATAAAGAGCAAAGTTTCAAAAAAATACTCAGTGGAAAAGAAAGGAATGCAGATTTCTTAA
- a CDS encoding diguanylate cyclase, which yields MEISFANLFINLSSIAILISVIIFSIKNRKRQGALQLVYLLSFLVIWAIGSFLEIGAINFETKVFWRNITQIGVFMAPVASIAFVFAYSGDRNGFSKKVILTLALIQWTAILLILTDSYHHLMRSGIEIRMNSIDSALYVKQTLLGKVMVSLNYIIMIVAEVKLAFFMRRTSKSYKTQVFFVMLGIVLPVIFGILKAAWLEEMGIIMPISALFTPGCLCLLWGVFKYDLFSISPIARDKVFDVVDEGIVVCSPEGTVVDINPSACKFFRQHELNTCLEDEVYKLDKTKKLWTKRSKEKAKELLEQKYEKWHKAIQEMRSDNFEITVTLDGEEYYYYITVHTLNTIKHSEVGTISMIRDITTEKRKNKILKIKAERDGLTKVFNKVSFVENVNIWLSNVKKDDAGIFMLVLDIDYFKKINDDNGHIAGDYVLETMVELINKCIREGDMIGRLGGEEFGVFLRNCKKKTAVEIAERIRKNIEKYEFIYKGKIINATVSIGISETVDEDLSFEQLFLKADTALYKAKQNGRNRVVISWLEKIN from the coding sequence ATGGAGATTAGCTTTGCTAATTTATTTATAAATCTATCGTCCATTGCTATACTCATTAGTGTTATTATATTTTCAATAAAAAATAGAAAAAGACAAGGAGCTTTACAATTAGTATATTTATTATCATTTTTAGTAATCTGGGCTATTGGTTCATTTTTAGAAATAGGAGCGATTAATTTTGAAACTAAAGTTTTTTGGCGTAATATTACACAAATAGGTGTTTTTATGGCTCCGGTTGCTTCAATAGCGTTTGTGTTTGCTTATTCAGGAGATAGAAATGGTTTTAGTAAAAAGGTTATTTTAACTTTGGCTTTGATTCAATGGACAGCTATTCTACTTATATTAACAGATTCCTATCACCATTTAATGAGGTCTGGAATTGAAATTAGAATGAATAGCATTGATTCTGCACTTTATGTTAAACAAACCTTACTAGGTAAAGTGATGGTATCATTAAATTATATTATTATGATTGTAGCAGAGGTTAAACTGGCATTTTTTATGCGAAGAACATCTAAATCTTATAAAACTCAAGTTTTTTTTGTAATGTTAGGAATTGTGTTACCAGTTATTTTTGGTATTCTTAAGGCGGCATGGTTAGAAGAAATGGGTATTATTATGCCAATATCTGCTTTATTTACTCCTGGGTGCTTATGTTTACTTTGGGGAGTGTTTAAATATGATTTGTTTTCTATCTCACCTATTGCAAGGGACAAGGTATTTGACGTTGTAGATGAAGGAATTGTAGTATGTTCGCCTGAAGGGACAGTTGTTGATATAAACCCATCAGCGTGTAAATTTTTTAGACAGCATGAATTAAATACTTGTCTAGAGGACGAAGTATATAAATTGGATAAGACAAAAAAACTGTGGACTAAACGAAGTAAGGAAAAGGCAAAAGAATTATTGGAGCAGAAGTATGAAAAGTGGCATAAAGCTATTCAAGAAATGCGTAGTGATAATTTTGAAATTACTGTTACTTTAGATGGAGAAGAGTATTATTATTATATTACTGTACATACATTAAATACTATTAAACATTCTGAGGTGGGAACCATTTCAATGATTAGAGATATCACTACCGAAAAAAGAAAAAATAAAATATTAAAAATTAAAGCAGAAAGAGATGGTTTGACAAAAGTATTTAATAAAGTTTCTTTTGTTGAAAATGTTAATATATGGCTTAGTAATGTTAAAAAAGATGATGCCGGAATATTTATGCTAGTATTAGACATTGATTATTTTAAGAAAATTAATGATGATAATGGGCACATTGCAGGAGATTATGTACTAGAGACCATGGTTGAGTTAATTAATAAATGTATTAGAGAAGGAGATATGATTGGAAGATTAGGTGGAGAAGAATTTGGAGTTTTCCTTAGAAACTGTAAGAAAAAAACTGCAGTAGAAATAGCTGAGCGTATTAGAAAGAATATAGAAAAGTATGAATTTATTTATAAAGGCAAAATTATTAATGCTACAGTTAGTATTGGAATTTCAGAAACTGTAGATGAAGATTTATCTTTTGAGCAACTTTTTTTAAAGGCAGATACTGCACTTTATAAAGCAAAGCAAAATGGTCGAAATAGAGTAGTTATAAGTTGGTTAGAAAAGATAAATTGA
- a CDS encoding vitamin B12 dependent-methionine synthase activation domain-containing protein has protein sequence MVINPNKIKKISLDIEKKEVLRYLGYKNCSIDEITKRIIEFSIKEIKELCEFKYVFNIFDIKKLNHNIYVTGSVCKLNGNDIFNHLKTSDKCAIMAVTLGNEVDKKIRYYSNIDITKSIIFDACASVAVENLCDSVENIIKRIAFDSGYYTTTRFSPGYGDFPIDSQFEILEILKAPTQIGLTVTEKNILIPRKSVTAIIGFSKSKDKSDFGCKKCKMFNNCTYAKRGEECHA, from the coding sequence ATGGTTATTAATCCTAATAAAATCAAAAAAATATCGCTAGATATTGAAAAAAAGGAAGTATTGCGTTATCTAGGGTATAAAAATTGTAGTATAGATGAAATTACTAAAAGAATAATAGAATTTTCGATTAAGGAAATCAAAGAGCTATGTGAATTTAAATATGTATTTAATATTTTTGATATTAAGAAATTAAATCACAATATTTATGTAACAGGAAGTGTATGTAAACTTAATGGAAATGATATTTTCAACCATTTAAAAACCTCAGATAAATGTGCAATAATGGCTGTAACGTTAGGTAATGAGGTCGACAAAAAAATAAGATATTACAGTAATATTGATATTACAAAGAGTATTATTTTTGATGCATGTGCTTCTGTAGCAGTAGAGAACTTATGCGACAGTGTCGAAAATATCATAAAAAGGATTGCTTTTGATAGCGGATATTACACTACTACAAGATTTAGCCCGGGATATGGCGATTTTCCAATTGATAGTCAGTTTGAAATTTTAGAAATTCTAAAAGCTCCGACACAAATCGGTCTTACAGTAACAGAAAAGAATATTTTAATACCTAGAAAATCAGTAACTGCAATAATAGGCTTTAGTAAATCTAAAGATAAAAGTGATTTTGGATGTAAAAAATGTAAAATGTTTAATAATTGTACCTATGCAAAGAGAGGAGAAGAATGTCATGCTTGA
- the abc-f gene encoding ribosomal protection-like ABC-F family protein, which produces MSILMNCVGIKKDFGEQKVLKDINFEIKLGDRIGLVGNNGAGKTTLANIIYGNIKQDEGNIMWSYKEVKIGYLLQSTFYRAKTINDMYANDKECITSFLQATSQLGMDKVKDWNQEKFGELSGGEKTKLALANIWTAKPNLLILDEPTNHLDFQGICWLIDEIKKYDGTIIIISHDRYFLDETVGRILEIEDGVTTSYKGNYTCYRDEKKRRYQSQLKAYINQEKYIKKIEKDIDRLKTWSDKSHRGASKKAEKAGRKFGGKEFYRVKAKKKDKQVKSKLKRLEKIELEGIKKPKEEKEIDFVFNNAEKKGKRVIEALNITKVYGDKVLFRDSCFYIQRGDKIGLYGANGCGKTTLIKAIIGEKKLDEGHMFLSSSAKISYISQDVLDLDGDSLVIELFDITSREKSSKVKTLLANLGFTESMIKKQVKNLSLGERTRVKVAQLILNNNSILILDEPTNHLDLNCREKLEEALENYNGTIIIVSHDRYMLERICDKLLVFENEEVKRIECSFKEYIEKTKKENNDKDKVDENLIVETRMAYILGELSKYTPEDPEYQKLDSEFNDLVEKKKRIGGAQ; this is translated from the coding sequence ATGTCAATTTTAATGAATTGTGTTGGTATAAAAAAAGATTTTGGAGAGCAAAAGGTTTTAAAAGATATAAATTTTGAAATAAAATTAGGAGATAGAATAGGTCTAGTAGGAAATAATGGAGCTGGGAAAACCACATTAGCTAATATAATATATGGTAATATAAAACAGGATGAGGGAAATATTATGTGGAGTTATAAGGAAGTGAAAATAGGCTATCTACTACAATCAACCTTTTATAGAGCTAAAACAATTAATGATATGTATGCAAATGATAAAGAGTGTATAACATCTTTTTTACAAGCAACAAGCCAGTTAGGCATGGATAAGGTAAAGGATTGGAATCAAGAAAAATTCGGTGAGTTAAGTGGCGGGGAGAAAACTAAATTAGCATTAGCCAATATATGGACTGCAAAGCCCAATTTACTGATTTTAGATGAACCAACTAATCATTTGGATTTTCAAGGAATTTGCTGGTTAATTGATGAGATAAAAAAATATGATGGGACAATTATTATTATTTCTCATGATAGATATTTTCTTGATGAGACTGTAGGTAGAATTTTGGAAATTGAAGATGGTGTAACTACAAGTTATAAAGGTAATTATACTTGCTATAGAGATGAAAAGAAACGTAGATATCAAAGTCAACTAAAGGCTTATATCAATCAGGAAAAATATATAAAGAAAATTGAAAAAGATATAGATAGGCTGAAAACTTGGTCAGATAAATCTCATAGAGGAGCAAGTAAAAAAGCAGAAAAAGCAGGTAGAAAATTTGGAGGTAAAGAATTTTATAGAGTAAAGGCAAAGAAAAAAGATAAGCAAGTAAAGTCGAAATTGAAAAGACTTGAAAAAATCGAATTAGAAGGAATAAAAAAACCAAAAGAAGAAAAAGAAATCGATTTTGTATTTAATAATGCTGAGAAGAAAGGAAAAAGAGTTATAGAAGCTTTAAATATAACTAAGGTTTATGGAGATAAAGTTTTGTTTAGAGACAGCTGTTTTTATATTCAGAGAGGTGATAAAATTGGGTTATATGGAGCAAATGGATGTGGTAAGACAACTTTAATAAAAGCTATAATTGGAGAGAAAAAATTAGATGAAGGTCATATGTTTTTAAGCTCATCGGCAAAAATATCATATATAAGTCAGGATGTATTGGATTTAGATGGAGATAGCTTGGTTATAGAATTGTTTGATATTACATCAAGGGAAAAGTCGAGTAAGGTAAAAACATTATTAGCCAACTTGGGATTTACCGAATCTATGATAAAAAAACAGGTCAAAAATTTAAGCCTTGGTGAAAGAACTAGAGTTAAAGTAGCACAACTAATATTAAATAATAATAGTATTCTTATTCTAGATGAGCCAACAAATCACTTAGATTTAAATTGTAGAGAAAAACTAGAAGAAGCACTTGAGAATTATAATGGAACTATTATAATTGTATCTCATGATAGATATATGTTAGAAAGGATCTGTGATAAATTATTAGTATTTGAAAATGAAGAAGTCAAAAGAATAGAGTGTAGTTTTAAGGAGTATATAGAAAAAACTAAAAAAGAAAATAATGATAAAGATAAAGTTGATGAGAATCTAATTGTAGAAACTAGGATGGCTTATATATTAGGCGAATTGAGTAAATATACACCAGAAGATCCTGAATATCAAAAATTAGATTCTGAATTTAATGATTTGGTTGAGAAAAAAAAGAGAATAGGTGGCGCTCAATAG
- a CDS encoding alpha/beta fold hydrolase, whose protein sequence is MSKTIYKRDAEKNKKMVLKRIIIILAAFLIISTLLNMVMLKEEDKKYKAPGKLIDIDGHKMHIYSTSEGSPTVVMTCGSGTPCAYTDYRLIQPEVSNITRTCVYERPGYGWSEHSETPRDTEQIVEDLRRLLNKAGESPPYLFVAHSMGAMEVLLYSNKYPEEVEGIVLVDGTSPIKHIKDTEASIPEIGVKALRFINRTGLVRLITEIKLVPLINDRINAMPDDSKNIEKFMLFKNMLNDDILEEGYAVTESAKKMYNKIDLGNIPIIIITADSSLEELPFWDESQQSLLSLSTNSKQIIVKDASHISIMQKNADVIVSAIKELINKFRIENIN, encoded by the coding sequence ATGTCAAAAACAATTTACAAACGAGACGCTGAAAAAAATAAAAAAATGGTATTAAAACGTATTATTATAATCTTAGCAGCATTTCTTATAATTAGTACTTTATTAAATATGGTAATGCTTAAAGAAGAAGATAAAAAATATAAAGCACCAGGAAAGTTAATAGATATTGATGGACATAAAATGCATATATATAGTACTTCTGAAGGTAGTCCTACTGTGGTTATGACTTGTGGTAGTGGTACTCCTTGTGCTTATACAGACTATCGTCTTATACAACCTGAGGTATCAAATATTACGCGTACATGTGTATATGAAAGACCTGGATATGGATGGAGCGAGCATTCAGAAACACCAAGAGATACAGAGCAAATAGTTGAAGATTTAAGAAGACTATTAAACAAAGCTGGAGAGAGTCCACCCTACTTATTTGTAGCTCATTCTATGGGAGCAATGGAGGTGCTACTATATAGTAATAAATATCCAGAAGAGGTTGAGGGTATAGTTTTAGTAGATGGAACTAGCCCAATAAAACATATAAAGGATACAGAAGCTTCAATTCCAGAAATAGGTGTTAAAGCTCTTCGTTTTATTAATAGAACTGGGCTTGTACGCCTAATAACAGAAATTAAATTAGTTCCATTAATAAATGATAGAATTAATGCTATGCCTGATGATAGCAAAAATATAGAAAAATTTATGCTATTCAAAAATATGTTAAATGATGATATTTTGGAAGAAGGATATGCTGTAACTGAAAGTGCTAAAAAGATGTATAATAAAATAGATTTGGGTAATATACCAATCATTATAATAACTGCTGATAGTTCTTTAGAAGAACTTCCATTTTGGGATGAATCTCAGCAAAGTTTGTTGAGTCTATCAACAAATAGTAAACAAATTATTGTGAAAGATGCTAGTCATATTTCTATTATGCAGAAGAATGCAGATGTTATTGTATCAGCTATTAAAGAATTAATAAACAAATTTAGAATAGAAAATATAAACTGA